A region from the Branchiostoma floridae strain S238N-H82 chromosome 9, Bfl_VNyyK, whole genome shotgun sequence genome encodes:
- the LOC118422534 gene encoding testin-like isoform X2 — MATSEVWTATSVQPDGSGQNPARKQDNGAGCLKCGDHCPGLDLHEWRNCCTQCKCRREDHDVYSRDVTTLFQKLQISQDTPVARGYAWVPPGISSVEKLEEYMNALPDDRVPRIGKPGERFRQRNLVLQLPLQDFDEAFCGSELTDSERRDFKLFRQKRDYQSYGMGTVKENIERDMKCYKCEGTIPEGSIAVTTSHTGSDVCCHPGCFCCSTCQVLLVDLLYFYHDSSIYCGRHYGESLHPRCYGCDELIFAGEYTKDMSKQQWHATHFNCFSCNCSLTGHRYVNRDTNAYCLKCYEKLFAFPCEGCGKKIGTDVKDLSFNNKHWCEKCFNCSKCGKSLVDQQFTQKNDKIYCAQCHKELFLGKCDACGEHFSPGDKKMEYQGKCFMEKCFTCKECTKPMGTKSFIAKDDSVICQICYEDKYAKKCAICGKVISMGGITYKDKPYHKECFVCTHCKKQLSGERFTSKDDKPYCINCYGDLFAKKCAKCGKPITGLGGTKFISFEGQNWHSQCFNCVGCGTSLVGKGFTNEGGRILCPDCTNAEAAVKAR; from the exons GAACTGTTGTACCCAGTGTAAGTGTAGAAGAGAGGATCATGACGTGTACAGCAGAGATGTCACCACCCTGTTCCAGAAGTTACAGATCAGTCAAGACACGCCTGTTGCAAGAGGGTATGCCTGGGTCCCACCTGGCATTTCCTCAGTGGAAAAG CTTGAAGAATACATGAATGCCCTGCCCGATGACAGGGTCCCCAGAATAGGCAAGCCTGGAGAGCGATTCAGACAGCGGAACCTGGTCCTGCAGTTACCACTTCAG GACTTTGATGAAGCATTTTGTGGCAGTGAGCTGACAGACTCAGAGAGGAGGGACTTCAAGTTATTCAGACAGAAGAGAGACTACCAGTCCTACGGGATGGGAACAGTCAAGGAGAATATTGAGCGAGACATG aaatgttacaaatgtgAGGGTACAATCCCGGAGGGGAGCATAGCGGTTACCACTTCCCACACAGGTTCAGACGTCTGCTGCCACCCTGGgtgtttctgctgcagtacctgtcAAGTCCTCTTGGTGGACCTTCTGTACTTCTACCATGACAGCAGCATATACTGTGGCAGGCACTACGGAGAGTCCTTACACCCCAGGTGCTATGGTTGTGATGAA TTGATCTTCGCAGGTGAATACACCAAAGACATGAGTAAGCAACAGTGGCATGCCACCCACTTCAACTGCTTCAGCTGTAACTGCAGTCTGACTGGCCATCGCTATGTCAACCGAGACACCAACGCCTACTGTCTGAAATGCTATGAGAAGCTGTTCGCCTTCCCGTGCGAGGGATGTGGCAAGAAGATTGGGACTGACGTGAAG GATCTGTCCTTCAACAACAAGCACTGGTGCGAAAAGTGCTTCAACTGCTCCAAGTGTGGGAAGTCACTGGTGGATCAGCAGTTCACCCAGAAGAATGACAAGATCTACTGTGCCCAGTGCCACAAGGAGCTCTTCCTGGGCAAGTGTGATGCATGCGGCGAGCACTTCAGCCCTG GTGACAAGAAGATGGAGTACCAGGGCAAGTGCTTCATGGAGAAGTGCTTCACCTGCAAGGAGTGCACCAAGCCTATGGGCACCAAGAGCTTCATCGCCAAGGACGACAGCGTCATCTGCCAGATCTGCTATGAGGACAAGTACGCCAAGAAGTGCGCGATTTGCGGGAAG GTGATCTCCATGGGTGGCATCACCTATAAGGACAAACCTTATCACAAGGAGTGCTTCGTCTGCACCCACTGCAAGAAGCAATTGTCTGGGGAGCGCTTCACCTCTAAGGACGACAAACCCTACTGCATCAACTGCTACGGGGACCTCTTCGCCAAGAAGTGTGCCAAGTGCGGCAAGCCTATCACTG GTCTTGGTGGCACCAAGTTCATCTCCTTTGAGGGTCAGAATTGGCACAGCCAGTGCTTCAACTGCGTTGGCTGCGGCACTTCCCTGGTCGGCAAGGGCTTCACCAACGAGGGTGGGCGCATCCTCTGCCCCGACTGCACCAACGCCGAGGCCGCAGTCAAGGCGCGTTAG